A stretch of Aureispira sp. CCB-E DNA encodes these proteins:
- a CDS encoding cytochrome c has product MEGKELFKQMDKISKLGVLIGIAFIILIGLVLQEGLSSGFQDESALVVEQEKTVVIRTSNKVDGDVIEGKDLFLQKCASCHNIDMVSDMIGPALYGAVDRWGNWADLYQWVQDYSVLIEQEHPRALEMEKWSPSIMTAFSNLDTTQIRNIFAFVEMKTGF; this is encoded by the coding sequence ATGGAAGGAAAAGAGCTTTTTAAGCAAATGGATAAAATTAGTAAATTAGGAGTACTAATTGGAATTGCCTTTATAATTTTAATCGGACTAGTATTACAAGAAGGTCTATCTAGTGGGTTTCAAGATGAAAGCGCTTTGGTTGTTGAACAAGAAAAAACTGTAGTAATAAGAACCTCCAACAAAGTGGATGGCGATGTTATAGAAGGCAAAGACTTGTTTTTGCAAAAATGTGCTTCTTGTCACAATATAGATATGGTTAGCGATATGATAGGACCTGCTTTGTACGGTGCGGTTGATCGATGGGGAAATTGGGCAGATTTATACCAATGGGTACAAGATTATAGTGTGCTGATAGAACAAGAGCATCCTAGAGCTTTGGAAATGGAAAAATGGTCTCCGTCAATAATGACAGCCTTTTCTAATTTGGATACAACACAAATACGAAATATCTTTGCGTTTGTAGAAATGAAAACGGGTTTTTAG
- a CDS encoding cytochrome c, producing the protein MNRKVLGMLGGIWLCLTSCSSETNPPQTTPEIKKTVAIKSKIGKKLFLEHCAACHNTNMVDDMTGPALYGVESRWSNRGELIQFVQNPQELINNNHERAAKVAALWPSEMTAFPQLDSSAIEEILAFVKEKGALAN; encoded by the coding sequence ATGAATCGAAAAGTACTTGGAATGTTGGGAGGAATATGGTTGTGTTTAACGAGTTGTAGCTCTGAAACAAACCCACCTCAAACAACTCCTGAAATAAAGAAAACAGTTGCTATTAAATCAAAAATAGGAAAAAAACTATTTTTAGAACATTGCGCAGCATGCCATAATACAAATATGGTAGACGATATGACAGGTCCAGCTCTGTATGGGGTAGAAAGTCGTTGGTCAAATCGAGGAGAGCTTATTCAGTTTGTTCAAAATCCTCAAGAGTTAATTAACAACAACCATGAACGAGCCGCTAAAGTAGCAGCGTTGTGGCCTAGTGAAATGACCGCTTTTCCGCAGTTAGATAGCTCGGCAATAGAAGAAATATTAGCTTTTGTGAAAGAAAAAGGTGCATTAGCGAACTAA
- a CDS encoding response regulator: protein MLDEIILIDDDKIVTTINKKIVQKLLPNASIKTFENGEAGLIYLITAQDSNLKTLVFLDIDMPIMDGFQFLNIYENAMAHQDHSFVICLLTSSIAEEDQKKAAKFPSVLEYAQKPLDEATIQGLIERAVTKLRQQKPH from the coding sequence ATGTTAGACGAAATTATTCTTATTGACGATGATAAGATAGTTACAACAATCAATAAAAAAATTGTACAGAAATTATTGCCCAATGCTTCTATTAAGACATTTGAAAATGGAGAAGCGGGCTTAATTTATCTTATTACAGCACAAGATTCTAATCTAAAAACACTTGTCTTTTTAGATATAGATATGCCTATTATGGACGGTTTTCAGTTTCTTAACATTTATGAAAATGCTATGGCACATCAAGATCATTCCTTTGTAATTTGCTTGCTCACTAGCTCTATTGCCGAAGAGGATCAGAAAAAGGCTGCTAAGTTTCCCAGTGTTTTGGAATATGCCCAAAAACCATTGGACGAAGCCACTATTCAAGGTTTAATTGAACGAGCTGTTACGAAATTACGTCAACAAAAACCACATTAG
- a CDS encoding transferase hexapeptide repeat family protein translates to MFYEFNGYKPVVHETAFVHPQANVTGNVIIGAKVYIGPGAVLRGDWGQIIVEDGCNVQENCVVHIFPGKTVYLKEGAHIGHGAIIHGATVGKNALVGMNAVLMDDVEVGDNCLIGALCFVPANTKIPNQKLVVGNPAKIIKDLPDEMVDWKTEGTALYQQLPAECQQTLKECVPLRTVPKDLKVQDYSNYKTWHELKK, encoded by the coding sequence ATGTTTTACGAATTTAATGGTTACAAACCTGTTGTGCACGAAACAGCTTTTGTACACCCACAAGCAAATGTTACAGGAAATGTTATTATTGGTGCCAAGGTATACATTGGTCCTGGAGCTGTCTTGAGAGGAGATTGGGGGCAAATTATCGTTGAGGATGGTTGTAATGTGCAAGAGAACTGCGTGGTGCATATTTTTCCTGGCAAAACCGTTTATTTAAAAGAAGGAGCGCATATTGGTCATGGAGCCATTATCCATGGGGCTACTGTAGGTAAAAATGCACTGGTCGGAATGAACGCTGTTTTGATGGATGATGTTGAGGTAGGTGATAATTGCCTAATTGGTGCGCTGTGTTTTGTACCTGCCAACACCAAGATTCCTAATCAAAAACTAGTCGTGGGTAATCCTGCCAAAATTATCAAAGATTTGCCTGACGAAATGGTAGATTGGAAAACGGAGGGCACTGCACTCTATCAACAATTGCCTGCTGAATGTCAACAAACCCTCAAAGAGTGTGTGCCTTTGCGTACGGTTCCCAAAGATCTAAAAGTTCAAGATTATTCTAATTACAAAACATGGCATGAGCTAAAAAAATAG
- the rseP gene encoding RIP metalloprotease RseP — protein MGYFIMGMQLLLSLSILVTLHEFGHYWTAKKFGMRVEKFFLFFDAGFHLYKKKIGETEYGIGWLPLGGYVKISGMIDESMDREAMAQPPQPWEFRSKPAWQRLIVMIGGVTVNFLLGIFLFAMLSWIYGDKYLPAENAVYGIAVSGLAEEMGLQDGDKVLAIGEEPFDKFNSGVVTAKMLLDQVFELTIERNGEKMTLTVPDSTVVKLTKYSKKKIRLFEPRVPFVAKQIAGKSPAEKVGFEREDSIVALNGIPTPFFNDFLAIASEEKDKDITVDFYRNGELQTKTVHTTENGIIGIAPYGPPRFFALDTIHYGFFESFPVAVVKSYDFLANQIKAFGQMFTNRIKAQDSLGGFISIGQMFPPYWDWEYFWRMTAILSLILGFMNLLPIPALDGGHVLFLLFEIVARRPVNEKVLEYAQVVGIILLLGLLLFANGLDIYGIFFPS, from the coding sequence ATGGGGTATTTTATTATGGGAATGCAGCTCTTATTGAGCTTGTCAATTTTAGTAACATTACATGAATTTGGGCATTATTGGACCGCCAAGAAATTTGGTATGCGTGTGGAGAAATTTTTCTTGTTTTTTGATGCAGGATTTCATTTGTATAAGAAAAAAATAGGAGAAACAGAGTATGGAATTGGTTGGTTGCCTTTGGGAGGTTATGTGAAAATTTCAGGGATGATTGACGAAAGCATGGATCGAGAGGCTATGGCTCAACCACCTCAACCTTGGGAATTCCGTTCCAAACCAGCTTGGCAACGCTTGATTGTAATGATAGGAGGGGTGACGGTTAATTTTTTGCTAGGGATCTTTTTGTTTGCGATGCTATCGTGGATTTATGGCGATAAGTACTTGCCAGCAGAAAATGCTGTTTATGGAATTGCCGTTTCTGGTTTAGCAGAAGAAATGGGATTGCAAGATGGAGATAAAGTTTTGGCAATCGGAGAGGAGCCTTTTGATAAATTTAATTCGGGAGTTGTGACCGCCAAAATGCTTTTGGATCAAGTTTTTGAACTTACAATAGAACGAAATGGAGAAAAAATGACATTAACAGTGCCTGATAGTACTGTCGTCAAATTGACCAAATATAGCAAGAAAAAAATTCGCTTATTCGAACCAAGGGTGCCTTTTGTGGCAAAACAAATTGCAGGAAAATCGCCAGCAGAAAAAGTAGGGTTTGAACGAGAAGATTCTATTGTAGCACTAAATGGCATACCAACACCTTTTTTTAACGACTTTTTGGCAATAGCATCTGAAGAAAAAGACAAAGATATAACCGTTGATTTTTATCGAAATGGAGAACTTCAAACCAAGACTGTTCATACAACAGAAAATGGAATAATTGGAATAGCTCCTTATGGACCACCTCGATTTTTTGCCTTAGATACAATTCATTATGGTTTCTTTGAGTCTTTTCCTGTCGCTGTCGTCAAAAGTTACGACTTTTTGGCCAATCAAATCAAAGCATTTGGACAGATGTTTACCAATAGAATTAAGGCACAAGATAGCTTAGGAGGATTTATTTCCATCGGTCAAATGTTTCCTCCTTATTGGGATTGGGAATATTTTTGGAGAATGACAGCCATTTTATCGCTAATTTTAGGCTTTATGAATTTGCTGCCAATTCCTGCTTTAGATGGTGGGCATGTACTCTTTTTGCTTTTTGAAATCGTAGCACGTCGACCCGTTAACGAAAAGGTTTTAGAATATGCACAAGTAGTTGGAATTATCTTGCTGCTAGGTTTGTTATTATTTGCAAATGGCTTAGATATTTATGGGATTTTCTTTCCCTCGTAA
- a CDS encoding carboxypeptidase-like regulatory domain-containing protein yields the protein MMTPKYFLALVLSFFALTTMAQEESDIVEVYGLIVTKGQAAQYAYVPFVTVAVKGTTRGTYANYEGMYSIVVKKGQTLSFSAVGFEARDIVIPEDINGMYHSLTVELEPAEINMEEVTVFPWPDRNNLAAEFLAMQPNRAGQLEAIAKDNLDKQQLLAVANATDADGRESSIRYLRQQSSDYSYQGQQAPQSIFDPIAWGKFFNQWKKKKRTAKEEQMIKILEGENGR from the coding sequence ATGATGACACCAAAATATTTCCTTGCACTAGTTCTTAGTTTTTTTGCCTTGACGACAATGGCGCAAGAAGAATCTGATATTGTTGAAGTATATGGTCTGATTGTGACCAAAGGGCAAGCTGCTCAATATGCTTATGTTCCTTTTGTAACAGTAGCGGTAAAAGGGACAACACGAGGAACATATGCCAATTACGAAGGAATGTACTCTATTGTTGTTAAGAAAGGGCAAACATTATCTTTCTCAGCAGTAGGTTTTGAGGCTAGAGATATTGTTATTCCTGAAGATATCAACGGTATGTATCATAGTTTGACGGTAGAATTAGAACCAGCAGAGATAAATATGGAAGAAGTTACCGTTTTTCCTTGGCCAGATCGCAACAATTTGGCAGCAGAGTTTTTGGCAATGCAACCCAACCGTGCAGGTCAATTAGAAGCTATCGCTAAGGATAATCTAGATAAACAACAACTATTAGCAGTCGCTAATGCAACAGATGCCGATGGTAGAGAAAGTTCTATTCGATACTTGCGCCAACAATCAAGCGACTATTCTTATCAAGGTCAACAAGCGCCACAGTCTATTTTTGATCCAATTGCATGGGGGAAATTCTTTAACCAGTGGAAAAAGAAAAAACGAACGGCTAAGGAAGAACAAATGATTAAGATATTAGAGGGAGAGAACGGAAGATAA
- the mqnB gene encoding futalosine hydrolase, whose product MKLLVASATEFEIIPLLDYLKSNFKNKENRRFFSQKIDIHILVTGVGPIHTSFALATVLAQHNFDLVLNLGIAGAFNKNFKIGEVFQIVNDRFADVGVEEADGSFTDLFEMQLMDWNEPPYINGKLYAPNTEHKFLPQATAITVSKVHGTLESIKKIQGKYTADLESMEGAAIFYACLQHQIDCLQVRSVSNYVEPRNKDNWNIPLAIDNLNKVAVEIIDLFSE is encoded by the coding sequence ATGAAATTATTGGTCGCTAGTGCTACAGAATTTGAAATTATCCCTTTATTAGATTACTTAAAAAGTAATTTTAAAAACAAAGAAAACAGACGCTTCTTTTCCCAAAAGATAGACATTCATATTTTAGTGACAGGAGTTGGTCCCATTCACACAAGTTTTGCATTAGCCACAGTATTGGCACAGCATAATTTTGATTTAGTTCTAAATTTAGGTATTGCTGGTGCTTTTAATAAGAACTTCAAGATTGGAGAAGTATTTCAAATTGTTAACGATCGTTTTGCCGATGTGGGAGTGGAAGAAGCCGATGGAAGTTTTACCGATTTATTCGAAATGCAATTGATGGACTGGAATGAGCCGCCTTATATTAATGGAAAACTATATGCCCCTAACACAGAACACAAGTTTTTGCCGCAGGCTACTGCCATAACCGTCAGCAAAGTACACGGTACCTTAGAAAGTATTAAAAAAATTCAAGGCAAATATACCGCTGATTTAGAATCTATGGAAGGGGCTGCTATCTTTTATGCTTGCCTACAACATCAAATTGATTGTTTGCAAGTTCGTAGTGTTTCCAATTATGTAGAGCCTCGCAACAAAGATAATTGGAACATTCCTTTGGCTATTGACAACTTGAATAAGGTTGCCGTAGAAATTATTGATTTATTTTCTGAGTAA
- a CDS encoding AAA family ATPase: MNNTLKNLREAVALSPDNAILRKMLAKELMNQSYWSEAEMELKVVLRLTGEDQEAKLWLAQTYWALDKKSVAAVIAEELEEQGCDTPAFTFLLAQLALENKDLPKAKAYYEKAIDANLALKDTGFEAQLKNTILDSGMAMGNTTESSEEDAPFFADIEKPAISFEQVGGLESIKKEIALKIIHPLKNPQIYEAYGKKIGGGVLLYGPPGCGKTLLARATAGEINASFINVGISDILDMWVGSSERNLHEIFQKARASKPCVLFFDEVDALGASRSNMQNSSSRFIVNQFLDELDGIRYSNDGLLILAATNSPWYLDAAFRRPGRFDRIIFVQPPDAPAREAILNLYLEQIPKEAGINISKLVKQTKDYSGADLKAIIDIAVESKLEESLMQNKVVPITQKDLLNAIKRHQPSTKDWLATAKNHVLYANQSGLYDDVMKYLNLKK, encoded by the coding sequence ATGAACAACACACTTAAAAATTTAAGAGAAGCGGTTGCTTTATCTCCTGACAACGCTATTTTAAGAAAAATGCTAGCTAAAGAATTGATGAATCAAAGCTATTGGTCAGAAGCAGAAATGGAGTTAAAAGTCGTTTTGCGCTTAACGGGAGAAGACCAAGAAGCAAAACTTTGGTTGGCTCAAACCTATTGGGCATTAGATAAAAAGTCAGTTGCGGCAGTTATTGCAGAGGAATTAGAAGAACAAGGTTGCGACACACCTGCATTTACCTTTTTATTGGCACAACTAGCTTTGGAAAATAAGGACTTACCCAAAGCAAAGGCGTACTATGAAAAAGCCATTGATGCTAATTTAGCACTAAAAGATACAGGCTTTGAAGCACAACTTAAAAATACTATTTTGGATAGTGGCATGGCGATGGGAAACACAACGGAATCTTCTGAAGAGGATGCACCTTTTTTTGCCGATATAGAAAAACCTGCTATTTCTTTTGAGCAGGTGGGTGGATTAGAGTCTATTAAGAAAGAGATTGCTTTAAAAATTATCCATCCTTTAAAAAATCCTCAAATATATGAGGCTTATGGTAAAAAAATAGGAGGAGGCGTTTTGTTGTATGGGCCTCCAGGATGTGGAAAGACATTATTGGCAAGGGCGACGGCTGGTGAAATAAATGCTTCTTTTATCAATGTTGGGATTAGTGATATTTTGGATATGTGGGTAGGAAGCAGCGAGCGCAATTTGCATGAAATTTTTCAAAAAGCTAGAGCTAGCAAGCCTTGTGTCTTATTTTTTGATGAGGTAGATGCCTTGGGAGCGAGTCGTTCTAACATGCAAAATTCTTCTAGCCGTTTTATTGTCAATCAATTTCTGGATGAATTGGACGGGATTCGTTATTCCAACGATGGTTTATTAATTCTAGCAGCTACAAATAGCCCTTGGTATTTAGATGCTGCTTTTCGTCGCCCAGGACGTTTTGATCGAATCATTTTTGTGCAACCACCTGATGCACCTGCACGAGAAGCCATCCTAAACTTGTATTTGGAGCAAATCCCTAAGGAGGCAGGAATTAATATCTCTAAATTGGTTAAGCAAACTAAGGATTACTCTGGAGCAGACCTAAAAGCTATTATTGATATTGCTGTAGAAAGTAAATTGGAAGAGTCTCTAATGCAAAATAAAGTTGTTCCCATTACCCAAAAAGACTTGCTAAACGCGATTAAACGCCATCAACCTTCTACCAAAGATTGGTTGGCTACTGCTAAAAATCACGTCTTATATGCCAATCAGAGTGGTCTATATGATGATGTTATGAAATATCTTAACCTGAAAAAATAA
- a CDS encoding tetratricopeptide repeat protein, protein MIDQEQFLNRAQSLIDVHRYEMALQELQKAMEINPDNGHAWLLMLICYTKMGKTDKAIDIARQLLSTYPEEPLIYFLLALNLTDEEALVEAEEIALAGLNIAPTYVNLLGLLGRIHLIRKDWEAALRYADEGLAIDPSEVDCLNIRVKALTQLGRKEELKASMEDTLSAEPNNPYTHNNIGWSKLQAGDHEGAKEHFAQALRINPNLDDARIGLLEALKAKNFMYRIFLSWMFWMANKTEGSQWFIIIGLYFGARYLRQISAHYPFLIPVVVLLAIAFYMTWVMNPLFNLFIKLDKTARYALTPEESSGANVVGIGVAVGLTAIATYALTGWDEASLIAIFALSIVIPSYMYFDFKGTTYEMHAKVSAIAFWGIGSLALLGVLLGMSGANSLWTIYFLGFFGYQFAANYWNMNNSNR, encoded by the coding sequence ATGATTGATCAAGAACAATTTTTAAACCGTGCTCAATCTTTGATAGATGTCCATCGTTATGAAATGGCTTTGCAAGAGCTGCAAAAAGCGATGGAAATAAATCCCGATAATGGGCATGCTTGGTTGCTAATGCTCATTTGTTATACCAAGATGGGAAAAACTGACAAAGCGATTGATATTGCACGTCAATTGTTAAGTACGTATCCCGAAGAACCATTGATTTATTTTCTTTTGGCATTGAACCTAACGGATGAAGAGGCATTGGTAGAAGCAGAAGAAATTGCCTTGGCAGGACTAAACATAGCGCCTACCTATGTTAATTTACTAGGGTTGTTAGGGCGTATTCATCTAATACGAAAAGATTGGGAAGCAGCTCTTAGATATGCCGATGAAGGCTTGGCAATTGATCCGAGTGAAGTCGATTGTTTGAATATTCGGGTAAAAGCTCTTACACAGTTGGGTCGAAAGGAGGAGTTGAAGGCTTCTATGGAAGATACCTTATCGGCAGAGCCGAATAATCCTTATACGCATAATAATATCGGTTGGTCAAAACTTCAAGCAGGGGATCACGAAGGAGCAAAAGAGCATTTTGCACAAGCATTACGCATTAATCCTAATTTAGATGATGCTAGAATAGGTTTGTTGGAGGCTTTGAAAGCGAAAAATTTTATGTATCGAATTTTCTTGAGTTGGATGTTCTGGATGGCAAACAAGACGGAAGGTTCTCAATGGTTCATAATCATTGGCTTGTATTTTGGCGCACGTTATTTAAGGCAAATATCGGCGCATTATCCCTTTTTGATTCCTGTGGTTGTTTTATTGGCAATCGCTTTCTATATGACATGGGTGATGAATCCTTTATTCAATTTATTTATCAAATTAGATAAAACGGCTCGGTATGCATTAACCCCTGAAGAATCTAGTGGGGCAAATGTTGTTGGTATTGGTGTTGCTGTAGGGCTAACTGCTATTGCTACTTATGCGCTCACAGGTTGGGATGAGGCTTCTTTGATTGCTATTTTTGCTTTGTCAATTGTTATACCGAGTTATATGTATTTTGACTTTAAGGGCACAACGTATGAAATGCATGCGAAAGTCTCTGCCATTGCCTTTTGGGGGATTGGCTCATTAGCATTGCTTGGTGTGCTGTTAGGAATGTCTGGTGCCAATAGTTTATGGACGATCTATTTTCTAGGTTTCTTTGGCTATCAATTTGCTGCTAATTACTGGAATATGAATAATTCAAATCGGTAA
- a CDS encoding nucleoside-diphosphate kinase, giving the protein MVTNRTLTMIKPDAVKAGHIGGILNQINEAGFRIVAMKMTQLTKAGAEAFYAVHKERPFFGELVEFMTSGPIVAAILEKDNAVEDFRTLIGATNPAEAAEGTIRAKYAKSIGENAVHGSDSDENAEIEGNFHFGGVEQF; this is encoded by the coding sequence ATGGTTACTAATAGAACGCTAACAATGATTAAACCTGATGCTGTAAAAGCAGGACACATTGGTGGAATTTTGAACCAAATTAATGAAGCTGGTTTTAGAATCGTTGCAATGAAAATGACTCAGTTGACTAAAGCTGGTGCAGAAGCATTTTATGCCGTACATAAGGAAAGACCTTTCTTTGGTGAGTTGGTAGAATTCATGACTTCTGGTCCTATCGTAGCAGCTATTTTAGAAAAAGATAATGCTGTTGAGGATTTCCGTACGTTGATTGGTGCTACTAATCCTGCTGAAGCTGCTGAAGGAACTATCCGTGCAAAATATGCTAAGAGCATTGGTGAGAATGCGGTACACGGTTCTGATTCTGATGAGAATGCTGAAATCGAAGGTAACTTCCACTTTGGTGGTGTTGAGCAATTCTAA